Proteins co-encoded in one Nonlabens agnitus genomic window:
- the rplJ gene encoding 50S ribosomal protein L10, with protein MTREEKATVIQDLTATLGDSSTIYLADISGLNASDTSNLRRACFKANVTLSVVKNTLLAKAMEASDKDFGELPELLKGNTSIMLSEVANAPAKVIENFRKKSAKPVLKGAYIEEAIYVGDDKIETLSNIKSKEEMVGEIIGLLQSPAKNVVSALKSSGGKLAGILKTLSEK; from the coding sequence ATGACAAGAGAAGAAAAAGCAACTGTTATACAGGATTTGACTGCAACGTTAGGTGATAGTTCTACTATTTATTTAGCAGACATCTCTGGACTTAATGCATCAGATACATCGAACTTACGTAGAGCTTGTTTTAAAGCAAACGTAACTCTTTCAGTAGTGAAGAACACTTTGCTTGCAAAAGCAATGGAGGCTTCTGACAAAGACTTTGGAGAGCTTCCAGAGTTGTTGAAAGGGAACACATCAATAATGCTTTCAGAGGTGGCTAACGCGCCAGCTAAGGTTATTGAGAACTTCAGAAAGAAATCGGCTAAACCGGTTCTTAAAGGAGCATATATTGAAGAGGCGATTTATGTAGGAGACGATAAGATCGAAACCTTAAGTAATATCAAATCTAAAGAAGAGATGGTCGGTGAAATCATCGGTCTACTTCAAAGCCCAGCTAAAAATGTTGTTTCAGCACTTAAATCAAGTGGTGGCAAATTGGCTGGAATTCTTAAGACCCTTTCTGAAAAGTAG
- the rplL gene encoding 50S ribosomal protein L7/L12 produces the protein MADLKDFAEQLVNLTVKEVNELATILKEEYGIEPAAAAVAMAGPAAGGGEAAEEQSEFDVILKAPGGAKLAVVKLVKELTGAGLKDAKELVDNAPSPIKEGVSKDEAEALKAQLEEAGAEVELK, from the coding sequence ATGGCAGATTTAAAAGATTTCGCAGAACAGTTAGTTAACCTTACTGTGAAAGAAGTAAACGAATTAGCGACTATACTTAAAGAAGAGTATGGAATCGAACCAGCAGCAGCGGCAGTTGCTATGGCTGGACCAGCTGCAGGTGGCGGAGAAGCTGCTGAAGAGCAAAGTGAATTTGATGTAATCCTTAAAGCTCCAGGTGGTGCTAAGCTTGCTGTAGTGAAACTTGTAAAAGAACTTACAGGTGCAGGATTGAAAGATGCAAAAGAACTTGTTGACAATGCACCATCTCCAATCAAGGAAGGTGTATCTAAAGACGAGGCAGAAGCACTTAAGGCTCAGCTAGAAGAAGCTGGTGCTGAGGTTGAGTTGAAGTAA
- the rpoC gene encoding DNA-directed RNA polymerase subunit beta' — translation MARYNETQTQKKFSKISIGLASPESILAESRGEVLKPETINYRTHKPERDGLFCERIFGPVKDYECACGKYKRIRYKGIVCDRCGVEVTEKKVRRDRIGHINLVVPVAHIWYFRSLPNKIGYLLGLPSKKLDMIIYYERYVVIQPGIAKNEDGDELQKLDFLTEEEYLNILDTLPQENMYLDDSDPNKFIAKMGAECLIDLLQRIDLETLSYDLRHKANNETSKQRKMEALKRLQVVQALKESNENRENNPEWMIMKVVPVIPPELRPLVPLDGGRFATSDLNDLYRRVIIRNNRLKRLMEIKAPEVILRNEKRMLQEAVDSLLDNTRKSSAVKTDSNRPLKSLSDSLKGKQGRFRQNLLGKRVDYSARSVIVVGPELKLYECGLPKDMAAELYKPFVIRKLIERGIVKTVKSAKKIIDKKEPVVWDILENVLKGHPVMLNRAPTLHRLGIQAFQPKLIEGKAIQLHPLVCTAFNADFDGDQMAVHLPLGPEAILECQLLMLASHNILNPANGSPIAVPSQDMVLGLYYMTKLRRSEPDHIVKGEGLTFYGPEELVIAFNEKRVDINAPVKCRINLLQPDGSYKAEIIETTAGRVIFNEKVPNEAGYINEVLTKKALRDIIGDILKVTDVPRTAAFLDEIKDLGYGFAFRGGLSFSLGDIMIPEEKQSMIDAANKKVDTIRGNYGMGLITQNERYNQVIDVWTATNAQLTELSMKNIREDQQGFNSVYMMLDSGARGSKEQIRQLTGMRGLMAKPKKSNSGGGEIIENPILSNFKEGLSILEYFISTHGARKGLADTALKTADAGYLTRRLHDVAQDVIVNTVDCETLRGIDVSALKKNEEVMERLGARVVGRTALNDVIDPASQNVLVAAGELITNEVADQIDASGLESVEVRSPLTCEADKGVCAKCYGRNLATNRMVMRGEAVGVIAAQSIGEPGTQLTLRTFHVGGVAGNVSEENTIIAKNDGILEIEDIKTVKGESSDGSPVEVVISRTAESKLLHPKTGILLNSNNIPYGSELYAKVGSTVKKGDLIAKWDAFNGVIISEFAGKIKFENIIQGTTFQVETDEQTGYEEKVISDSRDKKLIPTLHIVDAKGETQISYNLPVGAHLMVNDEEKIKVGKVLVKIPRKSAKAGDITGGLPRVTELFEARNPSNPAVVSEIDGVVSFGKIKRGNREIIVTSKTDEVKKYLVKLSNQILVQENDYVRAGMPLSDGSITPKDILAIKGPSAVQQYLVNEVQEVYRLQGVKINDKHFEVVVRQMLRKVKIVDPGDGVFLENQLVHKEDFIKENDNLYGMKVVENAGDSATLKEGQVITPRQLRDENSILKREDKALVEARDVEPATAEPVLQGITRASLQTKSFISAASFQETTKVLNEAAVSGKVDTLEGLKENVIVGHRIPAGTGMRNYDDIIVGSKEEFEKLLQRRDEPQVNYN, via the coding sequence ATGGCTAGATATAACGAAACCCAAACGCAGAAGAAATTTTCAAAGATTTCCATAGGTCTTGCATCTCCAGAATCCATTCTGGCAGAGTCAAGAGGTGAAGTCTTGAAACCTGAAACGATTAACTATCGTACCCACAAACCAGAGAGAGATGGTTTGTTCTGCGAGCGCATCTTTGGTCCTGTAAAGGATTATGAGTGTGCGTGTGGTAAATACAAAAGAATCCGATACAAAGGAATCGTTTGTGATCGATGTGGTGTAGAGGTAACTGAAAAGAAGGTGCGACGTGACCGTATAGGGCACATCAACCTTGTGGTTCCTGTGGCACACATCTGGTATTTCCGTAGTTTGCCTAATAAGATAGGTTACCTATTAGGATTGCCGTCAAAGAAACTGGACATGATCATTTACTACGAGAGATACGTAGTAATTCAGCCAGGTATCGCAAAGAATGAAGATGGTGATGAGCTACAAAAATTAGACTTCCTTACTGAAGAAGAGTACCTAAACATCCTTGATACATTGCCGCAAGAGAATATGTATCTGGATGATTCTGATCCCAACAAGTTTATTGCAAAAATGGGTGCAGAGTGTCTAATTGACTTGCTACAGCGTATAGATCTTGAGACATTGTCTTATGACTTGCGTCACAAAGCAAACAACGAGACTTCTAAGCAACGTAAGATGGAGGCTTTAAAACGTCTTCAAGTTGTTCAAGCACTTAAGGAATCTAACGAGAATCGTGAGAACAATCCAGAATGGATGATCATGAAAGTCGTACCAGTTATTCCACCAGAATTGCGTCCATTGGTACCATTAGATGGTGGTCGTTTCGCAACTTCTGACTTGAATGACTTGTATCGTCGTGTGATCATACGTAACAACCGTTTGAAGCGTTTGATGGAAATCAAGGCTCCAGAGGTAATCTTGCGTAATGAGAAGCGTATGCTTCAAGAAGCTGTGGACTCATTGTTGGATAACACTAGAAAATCTAGTGCAGTTAAGACAGATTCTAACAGACCATTGAAATCCCTTTCTGACTCCTTAAAAGGTAAGCAAGGACGTTTCCGTCAAAACTTACTTGGTAAGCGTGTAGATTATTCGGCTCGTTCTGTAATCGTCGTTGGACCAGAATTGAAATTGTATGAGTGTGGATTGCCTAAAGACATGGCTGCAGAGCTTTATAAGCCTTTCGTTATTAGAAAGCTTATCGAGCGTGGTATTGTCAAAACGGTAAAATCTGCCAAGAAAATTATAGATAAGAAGGAACCCGTAGTATGGGACATTCTGGAAAACGTTCTTAAAGGACATCCAGTGATGTTGAACCGTGCTCCTACGTTGCACAGACTAGGTATTCAGGCTTTTCAACCTAAGTTGATTGAAGGTAAGGCAATCCAGTTGCACCCATTAGTATGTACGGCATTTAATGCCGACTTTGATGGTGACCAGATGGCGGTACACTTACCATTAGGACCAGAAGCAATTCTTGAATGTCAATTGTTGATGCTTGCATCACACAACATTTTGAACCCTGCGAACGGTAGTCCAATCGCAGTACCTTCTCAAGACATGGTCTTGGGTCTGTATTACATGACTAAATTAAGAAGATCTGAACCAGACCACATCGTTAAAGGTGAAGGTTTGACGTTCTACGGTCCAGAAGAATTGGTTATTGCATTTAATGAAAAGCGCGTTGACATCAACGCACCAGTCAAGTGTAGAATCAACTTGCTACAACCAGATGGTTCTTATAAAGCTGAGATTATTGAGACCACTGCTGGTCGTGTAATCTTTAACGAGAAAGTTCCTAATGAAGCTGGTTATATCAATGAGGTCCTTACTAAAAAGGCACTTAGAGATATTATAGGTGATATTCTTAAGGTGACTGATGTGCCTAGAACAGCGGCTTTCCTTGATGAAATTAAAGACTTAGGTTATGGATTTGCATTCCGTGGTGGATTGTCATTCTCTTTGGGTGATATCATGATCCCAGAAGAAAAGCAATCCATGATTGATGCTGCAAACAAAAAAGTTGATACGATACGTGGTAACTACGGTATGGGTCTTATTACCCAAAACGAGCGTTACAATCAGGTGATCGATGTGTGGACAGCAACTAACGCACAGTTGACTGAGCTTTCGATGAAAAACATTAGAGAGGACCAGCAAGGGTTCAACTCTGTGTATATGATGCTTGACTCTGGAGCACGTGGATCTAAAGAACAGATTCGCCAGCTTACTGGAATGCGTGGATTGATGGCCAAGCCTAAAAAATCCAACTCTGGTGGTGGAGAAATTATTGAGAACCCGATTCTTTCCAACTTTAAGGAAGGACTATCGATTCTTGAATACTTTATCTCAACTCACGGTGCACGTAAAGGACTTGCAGATACCGCATTGAAAACGGCAGATGCTGGATACCTAACGCGTCGTCTACATGACGTTGCACAAGATGTTATCGTCAACACGGTAGATTGTGAAACACTTAGAGGTATCGATGTTAGTGCATTGAAAAAGAATGAAGAGGTGATGGAGCGCTTAGGTGCAAGAGTCGTAGGACGTACTGCCCTTAATGATGTAATCGATCCAGCTTCTCAAAATGTTCTTGTAGCTGCTGGAGAGTTGATTACAAATGAAGTCGCAGATCAGATTGATGCTTCTGGATTAGAGTCAGTAGAGGTTAGATCTCCATTGACTTGTGAGGCTGATAAAGGAGTTTGTGCTAAATGTTATGGTCGTAATCTAGCGACTAATAGAATGGTAATGCGTGGAGAAGCTGTTGGTGTGATCGCCGCACAATCAATCGGTGAACCAGGAACACAATTGACATTGCGTACGTTCCACGTTGGTGGTGTTGCAGGTAACGTTTCTGAAGAGAACACAATCATTGCTAAGAATGACGGTATACTTGAAATAGAAGATATCAAAACAGTGAAAGGTGAAAGCAGTGATGGTAGCCCAGTTGAAGTTGTTATTTCAAGAACGGCAGAATCTAAGTTGCTACACCCAAAAACTGGAATTCTTTTGAACTCTAACAACATTCCTTACGGTTCAGAACTTTATGCTAAAGTTGGTTCTACCGTGAAGAAAGGTGATCTGATTGCTAAATGGGATGCCTTTAATGGTGTGATTATATCTGAATTTGCAGGTAAGATCAAGTTTGAAAACATCATACAAGGAACGACCTTCCAAGTAGAGACTGATGAGCAAACTGGTTATGAAGAGAAAGTAATTTCTGACTCAAGAGATAAGAAGTTGATTCCAACGCTTCACATTGTTGATGCTAAAGGAGAAACTCAGATCAGTTATAACTTACCGGTAGGTGCACACTTAATGGTGAATGATGAAGAGAAGATCAAGGTAGGTAAAGTGCTTGTTAAGATTCCACGTAAGTCTGCTAAGGCAGGTGATATTACTGGAGGTCTACCACGAGTAACTGAACTATTTGAAGCTCGTAACCCATCTAATCCTGCTGTAGTAAGTGAGATTGACGGTGTTGTTTCATTCGGTAAAATCAAGCGTGGTAACCGTGAGATCATCGTTACTTCTAAAACTGACGAGGTTAAGAAATATCTAGTAAAACTTTCTAACCAGATCTTGGTACAAGAGAACGACTACGTTCGTGCTGGTATGCCACTTTCTGATGGATCTATTACTCCTAAGGATATTCTTGCGATCAAAGGTCCTAGTGCTGTTCAACAGTACCTGGTAAATGAAGTTCAAGAAGTATATAGGTTACAAGGAGTTAAGATCAATGATAAGCACTTTGAAGTTGTTGTAAGACAAATGCTTAGAAAAGTGAAGATTGTTGATCCAGGTGATGGAGTATTCCTAGAGAACCAATTGGTTCACAAAGAAGATTTCATCAAGGAGAACGACAACTTGTATGGAATGAAAGTAGTGGAAAATGCAGGAGATTCTGCAACTCTTAAAGAAGGGCAAGTAATCACACCACGTCAATTGCGTGACGAGAACTCCATCTTGAAGAGAGAAGATAAAGCATTAGTAGAAGCACGTGATGTAGAGCCAGCAACGGCAGAGCCAGTACTCCAAGGTATTACTCGAGCATCGCTTCAAACTAAATCCTTTATCAGTGCAGCGTCCTTCCAAGAGACTACAAAAGTATTGAACGAGGCTGCGGTAAGCGGTAAGGTAGATACTCTAGAAGGTCTTAAGGAGAATGTAATTGTTGGTCATAGAATTCCAGCAGGAACAGGAATGCGTAATTATGACGATATCATCGTAGGCTCTAAAGAAGAGTTCGAAAAATTGTTACAGCGTCGTGATGAACCACAAGTGAACTATAACTAA
- a CDS encoding DUF3467 domain-containing protein, producing the protein MADNKDHKINIEIDPEVAEGQYSNLAIINHSVSEFVVDFVNIMPGNPKSKVKSRVILTPQHAKRLAQALADNVRKFESMHGDIKDYDKPPIPLNFGPTGQA; encoded by the coding sequence ATGGCTGATAATAAAGATCATAAAATCAACATTGAAATAGATCCTGAAGTGGCTGAAGGTCAATATAGCAACCTCGCTATTATTAACCATTCGGTATCAGAATTTGTGGTAGATTTTGTGAATATAATGCCTGGGAATCCTAAATCAAAGGTGAAGTCACGGGTAATACTAACTCCACAACATGCTAAGAGACTGGCACAGGCTCTTGCAGATAACGTGAGAAAGTTTGAATCCATGCACGGCGATATCAAAGATTATGATAAGCCGCCGATACCTTTAAACTTTGGACCTACCGGTCAAGCCTAA
- the rpoB gene encoding DNA-directed RNA polymerase subunit beta, translating to MLATNTERINFSTVTSKAEYPDLLDIQIKSFQDFFQLETKSDRREVEGLYNTFMENFPITDTRNQFVLEFLDYFVDPPRYSIQECIERGLTYSVPLKSRLKLYCTDPEHEDFETIVQDVYLGTIPYMTSSGTFVINGAERVVVSQLHRSPGVFFGQSFHANGTKLYSARVIPFKGSWIEFATDINSVMYAYIDRKKKLPVTTLFRAIGFERDKDILGIFDLAEEVKASKTGLKKYLGRKLAARVLKTWHEDFVDEDTGEVVSIERNEIVLDRDTILEKQHIDEIMESQAKTILLHKEDNQSADYAIIHNTLQKDPTNSEKEAVEHIYRQLRNAEPPDEETARGIIDKLFFSDQRYNLGEVGRYRMNKKLGLDIAMDKQVLTKEDIITIIKHLIMLINSKAEIDDIDHLSNRRVRTVGEQLSSQFGVGLARMARTIRERMNVRDNEVFTPIDLINAKTLSSVINSFFGTNQLSQFMDQTNPLAEITHKRRLSALGPGGLSRERAGFEVRDVHYTHYGRLCPIETPEGPNIGLISSLAVFAKVNSMGFIETPYRTVKDGVVNLKDDPIYLSAEEEEGMHIAQANLPLDNGKITADNVIARMEGDFPVVDPKEVVYADVAPNQIASISASLIPFLEHDDANRALMGSNMMRQAVPLLRVDAPIVGTGLERQVATDSRVLINAEGDGTVVYVDAQKIVIEYDRTDREKLVSFEPDETSYNLIKFRKTNQGTSITLKPIVQKGDRVSKGQVLCQGYATEAGELALGRNMKVAFMPWKGYNFEDAIVISEKVVREDIFTSIHVDEYSLEVRDTKLGNEELTPDIPNVSEEATADLDENGMIRIGAEVEPGDILIGKITPKGESDPTPEEKLLRAIFGDKAGDVKDASLKASPSLRGVVIDKKLFSRAVKDKKKRVQDKEDIARLEQEYQAKFDDLKTRLVDKLFEIVSGKTSQGVFNDLGEEVLPKGKKYTLKMLNSVDDFTHLVSGTWTTTQETNDTVADLLHNYKIKENDLQGSLRREKFTISVGDELPAGIIKLAKVYVAKKRKLKVGDKMAGRHGNKGIVARIVRAEDMPFLEDGTPVDIVLNPLGVPSRMNIGQIYETVLGWAGEKLGKNFATPIFDGATLDQINEYTDEAGIPRFGHTYLYDGGTGERFDQPATVGIIYMLKLGHMVDDKMHARSIGPYSLITQQPLGGKAQFGGQRFGEMEVWALEAYGASSTLREILTVKSDDVVGRAKTYEAIVKGEPMPEPGLPESFNVLMHELKGLGLDLRLED from the coding sequence ATGCTAGCAACAAACACAGAAAGAATTAATTTTTCAACGGTAACTTCTAAGGCAGAGTATCCTGATCTGCTGGATATACAAATCAAATCGTTTCAGGATTTCTTTCAATTAGAAACTAAGTCTGATAGACGTGAAGTAGAAGGTCTCTACAATACCTTCATGGAAAACTTCCCTATTACTGATACGCGCAACCAGTTCGTATTAGAGTTTCTTGATTACTTTGTAGACCCACCACGTTACTCTATACAAGAATGTATCGAGCGTGGACTTACCTACAGCGTGCCACTTAAATCACGCCTTAAATTATATTGTACTGACCCAGAACATGAGGATTTTGAAACTATCGTACAAGATGTTTATTTAGGGACGATTCCTTACATGACTTCTTCAGGTACGTTCGTAATCAATGGTGCAGAACGTGTTGTAGTTTCTCAACTACACAGATCACCTGGTGTATTCTTTGGACAGTCGTTCCATGCTAATGGAACAAAACTTTATTCAGCTCGTGTGATTCCTTTCAAAGGTTCATGGATTGAATTTGCGACAGATATCAACAGCGTTATGTACGCTTATATCGATCGTAAGAAAAAGTTACCAGTTACAACCCTTTTCCGTGCGATAGGATTTGAAAGAGATAAGGATATCCTTGGAATTTTTGACCTTGCGGAAGAAGTTAAAGCAAGTAAAACAGGTCTTAAGAAATACCTAGGCCGTAAACTTGCTGCTCGTGTTTTGAAAACATGGCACGAAGACTTCGTAGATGAAGATACTGGTGAGGTTGTTTCTATTGAACGTAACGAGATTGTACTTGATCGTGATACGATTCTAGAGAAACAACATATTGATGAGATCATGGAATCTCAGGCTAAAACCATTCTTCTTCACAAAGAAGATAACCAGTCTGCAGATTACGCGATCATCCATAATACACTACAAAAAGACCCTACCAACTCTGAAAAAGAAGCGGTAGAGCACATATATAGACAATTACGTAACGCTGAGCCGCCCGATGAAGAAACAGCGCGTGGAATTATCGATAAGTTATTTTTCTCTGACCAGAGATATAACTTAGGTGAGGTAGGACGTTACAGAATGAATAAGAAGTTGGGTCTTGATATCGCTATGGACAAGCAAGTGCTTACCAAAGAAGATATCATTACCATCATCAAGCACTTGATCATGTTGATCAACTCTAAAGCAGAGATTGATGATATTGACCACCTATCAAACCGTCGTGTGCGTACCGTAGGTGAGCAATTAAGTTCACAATTTGGTGTTGGTCTTGCTCGTATGGCAAGAACTATACGTGAGAGAATGAATGTTAGGGATAACGAGGTGTTTACACCTATTGACCTTATCAACGCTAAGACATTGTCTTCAGTAATCAACTCATTCTTTGGAACTAACCAGTTATCTCAATTCATGGATCAAACAAATCCATTGGCAGAGATTACTCACAAGCGTCGTCTTTCGGCTCTTGGACCTGGTGGACTTTCACGTGAAAGAGCAGGATTCGAGGTACGTGACGTACATTATACACACTATGGTCGTCTATGTCCTATTGAGACTCCTGAAGGACCGAATATTGGTTTGATCTCTTCGCTAGCAGTTTTCGCGAAAGTGAACAGTATGGGATTCATTGAAACTCCATACCGCACAGTTAAAGATGGTGTTGTGAATCTTAAGGATGATCCAATCTATCTAAGTGCTGAAGAAGAAGAAGGAATGCACATTGCTCAAGCAAACTTACCACTTGATAACGGTAAGATTACAGCAGACAATGTAATTGCACGTATGGAAGGTGACTTCCCAGTTGTAGACCCTAAAGAGGTAGTCTATGCAGACGTTGCACCTAACCAGATTGCTTCCATTTCTGCATCATTGATTCCGTTCTTGGAGCATGATGATGCAAACCGTGCCCTGATGGGATCAAACATGATGCGTCAGGCCGTACCACTATTAAGAGTTGATGCTCCTATCGTAGGAACAGGACTGGAACGTCAAGTAGCAACAGATTCTAGAGTATTGATCAATGCAGAAGGCGACGGTACTGTCGTTTATGTTGATGCTCAAAAAATAGTTATCGAGTATGATAGAACAGATCGCGAGAAACTGGTAAGCTTTGAGCCTGATGAAACGAGCTACAACTTGATCAAATTCCGTAAGACGAATCAAGGTACTTCCATTACATTGAAGCCTATCGTACAGAAAGGTGACCGTGTAAGTAAAGGACAAGTACTTTGTCAAGGTTACGCAACTGAGGCTGGAGAGCTTGCTTTAGGGCGCAACATGAAAGTGGCATTTATGCCATGGAAAGGTTACAACTTTGAGGATGCGATCGTTATTTCTGAAAAGGTAGTAAGAGAAGATATTTTCACTTCTATTCACGTAGATGAGTACTCTCTAGAAGTTAGAGATACTAAACTGGGTAATGAAGAATTGACGCCAGATATACCTAACGTATCAGAAGAGGCTACGGCAGATCTTGATGAGAATGGTATGATCCGCATCGGTGCAGAGGTGGAGCCTGGTGATATCTTGATAGGAAAGATTACTCCTAAAGGAGAATCTGACCCAACACCAGAAGAGAAACTTCTTAGAGCCATCTTTGGAGACAAGGCAGGTGATGTTAAGGATGCTTCTTTGAAAGCTTCTCCATCATTACGTGGTGTAGTTATCGATAAAAAATTGTTCTCTCGTGCCGTTAAGGATAAGAAGAAGAGAGTACAGGATAAAGAAGACATCGCAAGATTGGAACAAGAGTATCAAGCTAAATTTGATGATCTTAAAACAAGACTTGTAGATAAGTTATTCGAGATAGTTAGTGGTAAAACATCTCAAGGTGTATTTAATGACCTAGGAGAAGAAGTTCTTCCTAAAGGTAAGAAGTACACGCTTAAAATGTTGAACTCAGTTGACGACTTTACACACTTGGTTTCTGGAACGTGGACAACCACTCAAGAAACTAATGACACGGTTGCTGACTTGTTACACAACTATAAGATTAAAGAAAACGACCTTCAAGGTTCATTGAGACGTGAGAAGTTTACCATCTCTGTAGGAGATGAGCTTCCAGCTGGTATTATCAAACTTGCCAAGGTTTACGTTGCTAAGAAACGTAAGCTTAAAGTAGGTGATAAGATGGCGGGACGTCACGGTAACAAAGGTATCGTTGCTCGTATCGTACGTGCAGAGGATATGCCATTCCTTGAGGATGGAACTCCAGTAGATATCGTGTTGAACCCACTAGGTGTACCATCTCGTATGAACATCGGTCAGATTTATGAGACCGTTCTAGGATGGGCTGGTGAGAAGTTAGGCAAGAATTTTGCGACACCTATTTTCGATGGTGCAACTCTTGATCAAATCAATGAGTACACTGACGAGGCTGGAATCCCAAGATTTGGTCATACCTATCTATATGATGGTGGTACTGGTGAACGTTTTGATCAACCAGCAACCGTTGGTATCATTTACATGTTGAAACTAGGACACATGGTAGATGACAAGATGCATGCACGTTCTATCGGGCCATACTCATTGATTACCCAGCAACCACTAGGTGGTAAGGCACAATTTGGTGGTCAGCGATTTGGTGAGATGGAGGTTTGGGCACTTGAGGCCTATGGAGCATCCAGCACACTTAGAGAGATCTTGACCGTTAAGTCTGACGACGTTGTAGGACGTGCTAAGACTTACGAGGCGATCGTGAAAGGTGAGCCTATGCCAGAACCAGGACTTCCTGAGTCGTTTAATGTATTAATGCACGAGTTGAAAGGTCTAGGACTGGATCTAAGACTCGAGGATTAA